ctaccgttaggatatcagcaccgccaaacagctcagctagctcgtggttcattctccttcgccacacgccctgctcgcacacaacGTCAAAGATAGtacttagcacccgccgttcgaaaatggcgaatggattggcgtcctccgtcagtatagtccaagactcgtacccgtagaggactaccggacgtatcatgGAGTgataaatcgtacattttgtgtgttgttggagtcttctggatcgcaggagtttgtggagtccgtagtaggcacgaatcccctgaacaatgcgccttcggatttcgctacttacgttgttgtccgaagttaccaagatagcagaactcctctactacctcgagatcGCCGACGTCAACTAATACTCTTCATCcaagtcgggctctatcacgggcagagcctccggcaagcaggtatttggTCTTCGTTGCATTGATGCTGAATCCTCGCCAAGGAGGTTAAGGAACTGAAGAAAGAAGATCTGGTGAAAATCGTggcccggatgtcgaagcccgcgcttcgcatgacaccctccagagcgaagttgaacaacaaacaggagagtccgtctccttgcctcaaaccccggtgagattcgaacgattccgacagtgtgctcgaaactctcactttgcactgcaccccgtccataatGGCccttagcagccgtaccagcttcccagggaatccgtactgctgcatggtgttccatagttcggtccgatctatggtatcgtaggccgcttTGAAGTCAAAGAACAGGTGGCGTGTAgcgatctggtgctcccggcatttttggaggatctgccgtagagtgaagatttggtcggttgtcgatttgcctccaacaaattcAGCTTGGTAGCTCACCCGGAAGTACCCGCATTCTTTCGGACGAAGTAAGGGCCCGCGGTTTCGGAGTAGTAGCACTTCAGGAGATAAATGCTCATTATCCTTATTTTTACACCGTTTTGAAGAGATGTTCTAACCTTCAGATGTATGTCTGACGACGATAAAATCTAACGTTTCCTCAACAGTTTGTGCTACAATTTTCAATCCCACAAAACTGCTAGGTTCTCTGGAGGAATTCTACTTGGAGCTGTTCCGCTTAAGAATTTTTCGTCGTTGTCAGGAGATGTCTGACGATCTTTAACTTGAACTCACTCAAGGATGGAACTCATAGTAAGAATCTTTAGTTCAAGTGTTCAACCGATAGCTGCTCcaaatcaacagcaaacttttTCCATAAAAGATGTCCAAGAGATAATGGACATTTGAGCAGATCGTTAGGAAACGTGAATCGATTCACAGGAAATTCGTCTATTTTTTCTAATGCATAcgttaatattaattttctttcaccttGTCTCGCTATTAGTTTAGTTTCATTCTGACTTCACAAATACACTcgtcaaaaacacacaacaaattaACCGTCAAACAATCTCGTTCGTCGATCGGGGGATCAGAGAGATCTGATCCGAAATGACAGGGAAATGAATCCGTTAAGTCGAAAATGTATGGTCAAACATATCAGTTTTTGGAGTGGTATCTTTTGTATACACCGTTCTTCACACGAAAAAGAAGGTACGTGATAGGGTAATGTGGTAAAAGCAAAGCACATAAATCAAACCGATGAATGTGGATGCGAATCGAGCCCTCCTGTTTTTCAACACTCCCCCAAACTGCACACTGCAACTACTGCAACACGTGTGCGAGTGATCTTACACTCTCTTATCATCCACTATGTATCTTTCACACGTTTACTATGAAGCGAACCAAAATGCCGGCAAACCGTTGCAGCATTAGCATTAGTATTATCACCTTCATCACCTCTTAGATAGGCGCAGTATGAAATCCCCTTCGATTCCTTTAATGTGTcactgtttttccttttgtgttttgttctttgtgGACGGAAGCAATGGGTACTTTATAGGGAAAGCTAGGACCACACACATCTATCACACAATTGCTGAACAACACAGATACACTCCTAACCACCCTttgacgaaaacaaaactattacCACGCAAAAGGCAAAATGAATGAAGTAgaagggaaatgaaaaattaaacccaACTTTAATAAACTCTTTAAGAAgaatctacacacacacacacacacgcacacatacacgtattAAGCATGTTCTGAAAAAGGATTTGACTGAAATAGTTTCTAACTATCGCAAAACATGGCTCCCCTTTTTCGGTTAGCGAAGGGAAAACTAAAGCAAATGAATAGGGAATGATAAAGACGAcagtaaaaatgaaaagaatagTAAAATGTATCCttctttcttgtgtttttttttttttgtaattaatcaTGCAGCTTTAGAACTTTAGTTTCGGCAAGTACTAAGTTTGCCAACTATAATCGCGATCCCAAAAAAAGCATGATGCACATAAACTGAGTCCTTATGGAAGTGACTACGACGCAGGTGGTACAGCCGGAGCGGTAACAGGTGGCACTATGGACACCTTTGCTGAAGGTAGCTGAGCTGGTGGAGGTGATGGTAAGAAACACAGTACGATAGCgataaatgataaatgaaaaaaaaaccatcacaaCTAGCCAGTGAGTGTATAACTAATTGCAAAACTAAGATTGAATATAAAGAAAATGccacaaacatacaaacaaaaaaaaaaactcacccacGTACACAATACAAAAGTATGTTATATAATTTGTTAAGTTGTAGAATTTGTAAAGGGTAGAGTAATTTGAGGGACAAATAAGCTAACACAATATGATTGCAACGTAAAGACAGGAAATATATAGTGCGAAAAACGGTCGCAGAAGAGGAACACCAGAAAGCCGAAGGAGCAGCAAGCACGAACGAACGTGTGGGAGTGTGATGCTTGTTTcgtgttttacttttaataCGTTTTCGTAGCAGTGACCCACGTGGAGCACAACCCGGAAAAGACTAATGCACCGTttgttctgctgctgctgctgctgctgccactactactgctggaGTGCATCACATGTGTAGGCTCTGTGCATACATAAGTTAATGTTACTACTACAACTATTACTACTATTaatattactactactactactactactaccaccactgcTGTTGTAGTCGGTTATGTTTGGATGTTGATTTACGTTTGATCGAGCCTGCGGCAAAGTGTTGTCGAATGTTTAAATCCGTTCGCACCAGGATCGTCGAGCCGTAGTTGATTAGAACAGTAAACGATTGTTTTCTGTGCGTTCGGTTTCGGGTTATGTTGCAACACGTCCGTCGTCCTGTTTTTACGTTGTTGAATGAATACTCTCTGGACATATATAGCCAACAgaatacagcaaaacaaaaacttacgATACATCTTTTAGTGCGTACAAAGGGACGCGCAAGGAAGCGGCGATGGGAAGGGAAAGGGGGAAAACGGGAGAATCGTACAGTTAGAAAGGGAAACTTTTGGTAATTAGGTACGTGAAAGGATGATTTCAAGGCACACTTGTACACGAAACCAACAAACACTCTCACACGCCCATTTTACAACCTTTATCTTTAAACACGTACTCAAATACTCACATAATGTAGGTGAATGCTGAATATGAAAGCGAAAGGATAAACCATAAGCAAAAGGGCATGTACATTCCTCAGAGAGCGTAAGAAATGATTAAACGATTGATTGAAGGACAactacacacagacacacacacacattcacacaaaaaGAGCCGAGAATGGTTTTTGTTGCTAACAATAAAAGAATTAATTCGGAAACATGAGCCTGCGTTATTGTAAATTaacagaaaatttaaatgatgaCACGattattgaaatatatttttctgaaTGTTGTTCAAATCGACTGAACAGCAATTTTCACCTAAGTCAAACGTTCAAGAAATATTCTGCAAAAgtattactactacttcttgggggagaggccttgcaagcAACCCctagaaaacaaataacgcaACGAAAAGTCAGCAACATATAATTACCGCAACGGACCAATCGATACATAACCCCGCAAGGAAAAAGGACTTACGATTGGAGGCTCGGAACCTGGAATTATAGATCCCTTACATCTGATGGAAGCACCCGAATCCTGCTAGATGAAATCCAGACCCGCGGCTTCTAGATAGTAGCACTTCAGGAGGTGTGCTGGAAGGGTACAATGGTGCTACAGTACAGCAACTGCACAATCTTTCAAAGAGGTAGAGACACGCGTGAGCACGGTAGGGCCTTCATGGTGCTAGGTGCGATGCAACAACGGGTGATTGGATGGTGGCCAGTCAACGAACGAATGTGGAGTTTAAGGATTTGTGGCaggttcttcaatctgagcATCATAAATGTGCACAGTCCGCACCTTGGGAGCACCGATGACGAGAAGGAGCTCTTCTTTACGCAGCTGGAGAGGAAGTATGACCGCTGCCAACAACATTATGTGAAGATCGTCATCGGACACCTTAATGCTCAGGTTGGACAGGAGGAGGCATATAAACCAACAATTGGAAGCTTCACCAAGCCCACCAGCTGACAAATGACAACGGCCTCAGGCTCATCAATTTTGCCTCTTCCAAGCACATGAGCATTCGCAGCACCTTTTTTCAGTACGCACCTCGGTTCAGCTACACCTGGAGTTCACCACTACAAACCTATTCCCACATCGACCACGTTCTATTAGACGGAAGGCACTTCTAGGATATTATCGACGTGAAAACGTACAGAGGCGCAAACATCGACTCGGACCATTTCCTGGTAATGGTAAAATTGCGCCAAAAACTATACGTCGCCAATAAGCTGCGCTTTCagcctaccccaaggctcGATCTGGATCAGCTGAGGAGTGCTGATGTGGCAGAGGGGTATGCGGCAGCGCTCGGGGAAACGCCACACTGACGTATGATGGAACGAACCATCAGCACCGCAGCCGTACTGAAAATTGACCGCTTACCACGCAGACAGCGAAAGAAATGGTTCGACGAACAGTGCACTATGCGAGAAGAATGCAGCACGCGCCCTCATGCTTCAACATGAAACCCGTCAGAACgtggaaaactacaaacgGAAGGAGACACCTTCCCtgctcttccaggacaagaaACGCCGCTTTGAAGAGTCAGATGAAAAACTGCTGGAGCAGCTCTCTCAGTCGGGGGACGCCCGCTCGTTTTAAAGGAGGTTGAAAGAGGCACGGAGCAGCAAGAATTgaattgatgatcaatgtgacgaagacgaaatacctacttgccggaggctctgatcgtgatagagcccgagtgggaatgagaatgttagtcgacggcgacaacctcgaggtagtagaggagttctgctatcttgggactgtcgtaacttcagataacgatgtcagcagcgaaatccggagacgcattgtgctggggaatcgtgcctactacggccttcaccgtctgctgagatccagaagacttcgagaccgcacgaaatatGAGAATTATCGCACaatgattcgcccggtggtcctaaaTGGCCAcaagtcttggaccatccgagcggaggttGCAAACGcttttggcgtgtttgagcgtcgcatcctccggaccatctttggcagtgtgttCAAGCATGGAGtttggaggagaaggatgaaccacgagcttgctgagctatacgtagaaccggacatcctgacggtggcaaagaagggcaggatacgatggctggggcatgttatgaggaagccggactcatgccccgcaaAGAAGgtacacggatgggaagctgcagccagttatcgagtttcctggagatctattgttgacccggccatgtcacgacgacgtgctctttaaaagagcaggccaacatgatgatgatgatgattatgtaTAAATAGTCAAttacagttacaattacagtagactatttttttttttcaacattagcAGCTCTCAATCAACGAATGAACGCTTGAAATTTTGTCTATACATGCAATATATGTATGCttgcagaaaaataaatctttgctGAAGAAATTCCTCCACTCAAAATAGTCGCTTCCAAAAGATGATTGGAAGAATTTTAGTATGTATGGATGGTGATTTGTATCTTCCATCCTAGTATGGATGGAAGATGATTTGAATTAGGTCACTACTGTGTACCAAGTTTATCTCGTCAGGCACTGATGGGCTGGTCTTTTCATGAGGTTGACCGGATGATCCAATCTTTTATGATTCTTCTGTTTCCACATGGAAAGAGGGAACTAGATCGAATAAAATTGGGATGGTGTTGaagtttttataaaaaaaaggatagaaTATTGAGTGTTCTGCAGCAAGCCAAGATCGCTAAACGGCAATATCGAACTTtaagtaagtaaataataGTCATCGTCTTTGCTCGCATAGATAAACTAATCTCAATAGCTTTATAATAGGatcattcttagattttattaTGTAAATCTTACTATCTACAAAACAAGAAGGCGAAAAGCTAGCCACACAATTTCTGCTTTACacaatttctgttttttattttatatattagAAATTAAGATCTCTTCACTACCACACGATTTGTCTTATTCACCCATAAAACAAAGAATAGATTTCCGTCAGCGTGGAAAACAATAAAGTggatatttataaaataaaaggaaaccaAATTTACACATCAACCACcaaacataaatataattcacagAATTATATTTaactaattaaaatattaagcTTATATAAGTCAAAAGTATAAATTGATGCCCATATCTGGTTCGAAAGTTACTCTTAAATTTCtctcaaatttaaaatttatcctAATACAATTGTGTGGTAATTGTATGCGTGTATGCGACGTATAtatgtttaattatttgtatCTACAGAACAAAAATCGAGCTAAAAGATTGACTGACTCTATCTGATACCCTGTTGCCTGATCCAATCTAACCTGATGTGCAAGCATCCTTGCGACCAAAGTTATACAGGGAATACATGTTAAGTCATCTAACAATCCAACAACCAACCACTACCAGCTAAtgatgtaaaatttataacaaGTTCAATCACAACGTACCTCTTAACCCTCGGTATCGATTTCTTCGTCATCGCTGAAATATTCACTTCTTCTGTATTTCACTTTTTTGATGCACATACTGCCCGCATCCATACCCGTTCCCGCAACGGGTGCATCCGGTTCCGACTCACTAGCCCACGCGGAGGATCCCTCTTCCTGTTTATACTTTCGTTTACCGTGCATTCGACCACCCTTTCGTGGTGGTGTTTTACTTCCGAGAACATTCCTTGGACAGTTGTAGCTCATGTGTCCCTCCGCTCCACACTCGTAGCAGCGGCTTTTGTCCGGATACTGTTTACGCTGGGCATGCTCGACCGCCTTCCCATTATCCTTTGCGATGCTTGCCTTTAGCGTGCGGCCAAACATTTCCGCATTATTGCACGCGTTACAACATTCTAGAGCTTCCTGTGCGCTGGCAAAAAGCACAAATGCAACTCCCTTGCTCTTTCTAGTCTTTTTATCACGAAGTACTGTAACTCtgttgaatgaaatgaaaagcaaaccaaGCATGTGTACGTGTTGTATGTCGTTTGTGACCTGCAATACTTACTTAACAATTTTACCATGCTTGGAAAATAGCTTATGCACATCAATGTTGGTTAAATCGTAAGGAAGGTTCGAAATGTACGCGGTACATCGGATATCCGGCACAAATAATTTCGGTTTGCTCATGGCTACGCGgctatttttagatttccgTACCGGCAACACAAGGACGCATATTGTTTACAAACACTGTACGGCGATATTTTGACAGCCGAACAGTGCGTCACAAAAAGTAGCACCGTGAACTGATTTTCCAGGTCTGTCGAACACCGCGTTCGAATCTGTactaaaaatcaaatcaaactcgttagaacattttgttttctttgcaccGGATGATAACAAATGGATCTAAACAatcattatgtttttttctctctagaaataaaacatactcGACAAATTACCCAAGCAAGAAAAGTATATTCTCCATCGCCGCCGTGACCGCAGTCGAAAACATGAATACCATAAATTATAGTGCcaaaagatttttgtttctcccaACCAAACATAGACCACTAATAACTATACAAAAAATCAATGAGtatgaaaacaatttccagCCAAACCTATCAAAGACACAGTACCGTTTTATC
This genomic window from Anopheles maculipalpis chromosome 2RL, idAnoMacuDA_375_x, whole genome shotgun sequence contains:
- the LOC126559122 gene encoding zinc finger CCHC-type and RNA-binding motif-containing protein 1-like; the protein is MSKPKLFVPDIRCTAYISNLPYDLTNIDVHKLFSKHGKIVKVTVLRDKKTRKSKGVAFVLFASAQEALECCNACNNAEMFGRTLKASIAKDNGKAVEHAQRKQYPDKSRCYECGAEGHMSYNCPRNVLGSKTPPRKGGRMHGKRKYKQEEGSSAWASESEPDAPVAGTGMDAGSMCIKKVKYRRSEYFSDDEEIDTEG